In the uncultured Fretibacterium sp. genome, one interval contains:
- the ftcD gene encoding glutamate formimidoyltransferase translates to MAVKQYVHSAPNFSAGRDKAVVDAVVNEVRNIPGVRFIDCYPDADFDRTPVELIGEPEPLARALVAMAGKAYELIDMRVQKGKHPRIGAQDTIPLFPLRNIGLDEVKELAFRIGRELWEKYGVPVFFAGVNARSEERREISFIRQGQYEGLKKLLEENQGNPAVLESRAPDLGKGLLSEKSGATIVSAGERNLVAVNVLLNTKDLDVAKRIAKMVRGPSGGFSTIRAVAFTPDGYEEAAVSMNMFDTDSTPLYRVVELIRSEAASVGVSVKGVQMSGVFPTKVLLQCADHYLHLLDFQEHQLLEHNMLLLESE, encoded by the coding sequence ATGGCAGTCAAGCAATATGTGCACTCCGCTCCAAACTTCAGTGCCGGTCGGGACAAGGCGGTCGTGGATGCCGTCGTCAACGAGGTTCGTAATATTCCCGGCGTGCGCTTCATTGATTGTTATCCGGACGCGGACTTCGACCGTACTCCCGTGGAGCTTATCGGCGAGCCGGAGCCGCTGGCCAGAGCGTTGGTCGCGATGGCGGGCAAGGCCTACGAGCTGATCGATATGCGCGTGCAGAAGGGGAAACACCCCCGCATCGGCGCGCAGGACACCATTCCGCTTTTCCCGCTGCGCAATATAGGGTTGGACGAGGTCAAGGAGCTCGCGTTCCGCATCGGTCGGGAGCTGTGGGAGAAGTACGGCGTGCCCGTGTTCTTCGCGGGGGTCAACGCGCGCTCCGAGGAACGGCGGGAGATATCCTTCATCCGCCAGGGGCAGTACGAGGGACTGAAGAAGCTCCTCGAGGAGAATCAGGGCAACCCCGCGGTCTTGGAGTCGCGTGCGCCCGACCTGGGGAAGGGGCTGCTTTCCGAGAAGAGCGGCGCCACGATTGTGAGCGCCGGAGAGAGAAACCTGGTGGCCGTCAACGTGCTGCTGAACACGAAGGACCTGGACGTCGCCAAGAGGATTGCGAAGATGGTTCGCGGCCCCTCGGGCGGGTTCAGCACCATCAGGGCCGTGGCTTTCACCCCGGACGGGTACGAGGAGGCGGCCGTCTCCATGAACATGTTCGACACGGACAGCACGCCGCTCTACCGCGTGGTGGAGCTGATCCGTTCCGAGGCCGCCAGCGTCGGGGTCTCCGTGAAGGGCGTCCAGATGAGTGGCGTGTTCCCCACGAAGGTCCTGCTGCAGTGCGCGGACCACTATCTTCACCTTCTGGATTTTCAGGAGCATCAGCTGCTGGAACACAACATGCTGTTGCTGGAGAGCGAGTAG
- a CDS encoding dihydroorotase family protein, whose translation MKYDVIVKNARIPQGDGTALTNILVKDEKISGFVDCAEGIEAREVIDAKGFLTLPGCIDSHTHFMYQGFNHRENFVTGSAAAARGGITTIIDMPCCSVPSVRSVKQMDLKRSLLARQALVDFALWGGVTGEDVREDRLDNVAAQADHGAVAFKVYMTPSVPTYPRVTDPEMLEAFRAVAQTGLAVGIHAENFAMCDFYVKKFQKEGRMDGPAWAEARMELAEKVAIELGISFAEAVGARLHIVHMSTGIGAKLIRGAKMRGLNCTSETCPHYLTLNYQESMTKYGACAKIAPPLRTKRDNEELWQGLVDGSVDFIATDHAPYELESEKRFEGMNIWTAFPGIPGVETMVPILVSEGYNKGRLTLSKLVDVLSKNAAIHYGLYPKKGAMHIGSDADFTIIDLDKEWTIDVKNEASMCGYTPLEGMKLKGRVAKTVVRGHVVFEDKVESTLSGLSDAELRSLVHEYPEEIQRDYADLFKEFDNLESPQYKKGYRREHPEVVDAHIRGIKGIVAKPGSGQFIPRQSIQVLDRVLKF comes from the coding sequence ATGAAGTACGACGTGATCGTGAAAAATGCCAGGATACCGCAGGGCGATGGAACGGCGCTGACGAACATTCTGGTGAAGGACGAGAAGATTTCCGGTTTTGTCGATTGCGCGGAGGGTATCGAGGCCAGGGAGGTCATCGACGCGAAGGGGTTCCTGACCCTGCCGGGGTGCATCGATTCCCATACGCATTTTATGTATCAGGGCTTCAACCACAGGGAGAACTTCGTCACGGGCTCCGCGGCGGCGGCCCGTGGCGGCATCACCACCATCATCGACATGCCCTGCTGCTCGGTCCCGTCCGTCAGGAGCGTCAAGCAGATGGACCTGAAGAGGAGTCTGCTTGCGCGCCAGGCCCTGGTGGACTTCGCCCTGTGGGGCGGCGTCACGGGGGAGGACGTGAGGGAGGACCGCCTGGACAACGTCGCCGCTCAGGCGGACCACGGCGCGGTGGCCTTCAAGGTCTACATGACGCCGTCGGTCCCCACCTATCCCAGGGTCACCGACCCCGAGATGCTCGAGGCATTCAGAGCCGTGGCCCAGACGGGGCTGGCGGTGGGCATCCACGCCGAGAACTTCGCGATGTGCGACTTCTACGTGAAGAAGTTCCAGAAGGAGGGCCGGATGGACGGTCCGGCGTGGGCCGAGGCCAGGATGGAACTGGCCGAGAAGGTGGCCATCGAGCTGGGCATATCCTTCGCCGAGGCCGTGGGGGCCCGGCTGCATATCGTCCATATGAGCACGGGCATCGGCGCGAAGCTGATCCGCGGGGCCAAGATGCGCGGCCTGAACTGCACCAGCGAGACCTGCCCGCACTACCTGACGCTCAACTATCAGGAGTCCATGACGAAGTACGGGGCCTGCGCCAAAATAGCGCCTCCCCTGAGGACGAAACGGGACAACGAGGAGCTCTGGCAGGGACTGGTGGACGGCAGCGTGGACTTCATCGCGACGGACCACGCGCCCTACGAGCTCGAGAGCGAGAAGCGCTTCGAGGGCATGAACATCTGGACGGCCTTCCCCGGGATTCCCGGCGTGGAGACCATGGTCCCCATCCTCGTTTCGGAGGGCTACAACAAGGGTCGCCTTACGCTGAGCAAGCTGGTGGACGTGCTCTCCAAAAACGCGGCGATTCATTACGGCCTGTATCCCAAGAAGGGCGCCATGCATATCGGCTCCGACGCCGACTTCACGATCATCGACCTGGATAAGGAGTGGACGATCGACGTCAAGAACGAGGCCTCGATGTGCGGCTACACCCCCCTGGAGGGGATGAAGCTGAAGGGGCGCGTCGCCAAGACGGTCGTCCGGGGGCATGTCGTCTTCGAGGACAAGGTCGAGAGCACCCTCTCCGGCCTGAGCGACGCGGAGCTCCGCAGCCTCGTGCACGAGTACCCCGAGGAGATCCAGCGCGACTACGCGGACCTCTTCAAGGAGTTCGACAACCTGGAGAGCCCCCAGTACAAGAAGGGGTACCGGAGGGAACATCCCGAGGTGGTGGACGCGCACATCCGCGGCATCAAGGGCATCGTCGCCAAGCCCGGCAGCGGGCAGTTCATCCCGCGCCAGAGCATCCAGGTGCTGGACCGCGTTTTGAAGTTCTGA